A genomic window from Streptomyces broussonetiae includes:
- a CDS encoding RHS repeat domain-containing protein, producing the protein MLAGLLPAQLAAAASAPKRHVSAPAVPHGKNIPFTRATPHTGAAHKGFKHYDPTAHVKLPPPGSAEVTLPIAAASTRLTAKATQVRAGNTPVLLGAAADARPQASAVTGSQQVRVTVLDQKAARAAGVHGVLFTLQRTSPGGGKVAVRVDDSSFRYAFGGDFAARLHLVQLPSCALRTPKAAKCQHQTPVRTTSGTPLSAQVSLPGISAAPAGAASPLSEKAASSPMLVMAATAGTSGSSGDYSATSLSPAGTWATSGNTGAFTYSYPITVPAAIGGSPPKVDLSYDSSDQDARTEGTNNQSSWLGDGWSTTENFVERTYKPCSDDSASGAPKNDGDQCWAGQILTLSLNGKSTQIVYDDATKTFHPATDDGTTKIEDVTGSTTNGTDNKEYFKVTQGGVQYFFGYNRLPGWSSGKDETKSVWTEPVYHAHSGASDCPDSTDFASTSCTLGYRFNLDYAVDLHGNATAWYYTPETGYYGADMKDTAVSYIRGGTLARIDYGMTSSTIYSGTAPAQVVFDTAERCIAGTPVGNTCADSQFTVANAAYWPDVPIDLNCTSGSTNCTNHGPGFWSRKRLISITTQIQTGGVTKQVDKYSFTQSFPDGGDHAPTLWLDSIQRTGLDTLGGASGSTSTPSLSFDPPLQLPNRVGTIPQMPLMYHDRIQAVTSETGAQTSVTYDRPDCSSAPASDPNDPTDAAAQTFASTNTLSCFPVYWTPDGQPAPWMDWFYKYKVTSVVTEDTHNSYQDGTEPKLETDYAYKGNPGWHYDDNEVVKAKNRTWGQFRGYPEVDVTTGDPNVFHLTDGAKAYDQKTLTKTYYFLGMNGDTLPGGKTRSVSSLTSQDGTTATVADSDALAGQVFETDTYTASGGSLNKAVVDVPAIIGPTATRSRSGMQDLTAQMVRTAKTLTREAVSYGWRKTETDTFYETTLGKPTTGMPVQVDDRGENADSSNVAKCTYTRYLSNTSPLLTLPAETITTAQDCSTSGTTPSGALLLDSRTSYDNKAFGYDGDGRQNPDLPTRGDATLVQAASAASGATATSFIDQTASSYDSYGRVTKATRTPNSTSPDGRSLAQSVFTAYTPASGELPTSTTAVTQVTPGTDCSTVTVSSKDCQLTTTVQDPARVQPTAKTDAAGLLTSLTYDALGRLTAAWLPNESKVNSAPANMTYAYSLSQTAPSVVTTSTLLDNGSYKISETLQDAMLRTLQTQTTAENGTTTVSDTQYDSHGWTVVTNNAYNVGGSPGAKLVSVSQVSIPDTTVTDHDGMGRADLVTEEHAGAKTWATTSAYAGDRTTVLPPKGGVPTTTITDARGQTTEFDQYTAPPTLSGSVAAGFTATGGTTSATAYTYFPNGKQRQVTGPDKAVWSFGYDLLGRKTSQTDPDAGGSSYGFDDAGNMISTTDAKKTELDYTYDLLGRKLTATDKAKSGFEFASWAYDTLRIGLPTSSTRYVQGVTGGYTVANTGYTSLGKPTGTKITLPTSEAPLPSTYTTTYTYTTNTQTLATQSDPRTQGLLNETITYSHDALGAPVKTSSSINTYVGDTVLTNYGEPSQVTMGASTNPAWVTYSYDDQTRRLTDRLITRTQAPGPTVDETTYTYDAFGNPTSTTDQQSETGNTVTDQQCYSYDTLNRLTDAWTAKDNCAANPPTSGTLSTTAGSYWQSFSYDAIGNRKQSVDHAIGSSGTTVTTGYTDGCTTGCNSTGAQPHTLTATTGGTNPTKFGYDEDGNLQTRTPASGPGQTLTWDDEGHLAQVDVAGASPSTTKYLYDADGSQLIRRDPGQTTLFAGDTEIVVNTSVTPNTLLGAVRTYVHGGGAGVAMAVRSSLAGGGLKYLFSDPHGTANLSMDATTQQVARQQYTPYGQQRSSANSSGWPDPTHTFLGKPQDTSTGYTDVGARKYDPTLGSFISADPVFEAANPQELGGYAYAGDNPLRNSDPTGLRLICDGDAPACPKHGSVGGGVGDDSQTQPTVDDMMNEVLNAGFGPTPDGSVRGTFNVGKGPNRGIIRMTFFIHTKLAAMHLLLGDNRDASIDPDLPYRMSLVWNTELGECTFTISASHTSPSKHLVADGVGLLARTRMVDDPSEMLHANPLKMEGWPGDTWGGDNDLDVDTLGHKSTPEQLDIGVHCVNSLMNFFAVDNNIKIKATQTSVTVSRQGDAYPDMEVVQYRTNQAPRVIATDRMASESGMDSAPWWGTKINKTWTDGKCVSGC; encoded by the coding sequence GTGCTCGCAGGACTGCTTCCCGCCCAGCTGGCCGCGGCGGCTTCCGCGCCGAAGCGCCACGTGTCGGCTCCGGCCGTACCGCACGGCAAGAACATCCCGTTCACCCGCGCCACGCCTCACACGGGCGCCGCGCACAAGGGGTTCAAGCACTACGACCCCACAGCGCACGTGAAGCTGCCCCCGCCGGGCAGCGCCGAGGTCACCCTTCCCATCGCCGCCGCCTCCACGCGACTGACCGCCAAGGCGACCCAGGTGCGGGCCGGCAACACGCCCGTCCTCCTCGGTGCCGCCGCGGACGCACGGCCCCAGGCGAGTGCCGTCACCGGATCGCAGCAGGTGCGGGTGACGGTGCTGGACCAGAAGGCCGCGCGTGCTGCCGGTGTCCACGGTGTGCTCTTCACGCTGCAGCGCACCAGCCCGGGAGGCGGCAAGGTCGCCGTGCGGGTGGACGACTCGTCGTTCCGCTACGCCTTCGGCGGTGACTTCGCCGCCCGTCTGCACCTGGTCCAGCTGCCCTCATGTGCCCTGCGCACGCCCAAGGCGGCGAAGTGCCAGCACCAGACGCCGGTGCGCACCACGTCCGGTACCCCGCTGTCCGCCCAGGTCTCCCTGCCGGGGATATCTGCGGCCCCGGCCGGCGCGGCCTCTCCGCTCTCGGAGAAGGCCGCGTCCAGTCCCATGCTTGTCATGGCTGCAACAGCTGGGACCTCCGGTTCGTCCGGTGACTACTCGGCGACCAGCCTGTCGCCGGCGGGTACCTGGGCGACTTCTGGCAACACCGGTGCATTCACCTACAGTTACCCGATCACGGTGCCGGCGGCGATCGGTGGCTCGCCCCCCAAGGTGGACCTGTCGTACGACTCCTCGGACCAGGACGCACGGACGGAGGGAACGAACAACCAGTCCTCGTGGCTGGGTGACGGCTGGTCCACGACGGAGAACTTCGTCGAGCGCACCTACAAGCCGTGCAGTGACGATTCGGCCTCGGGTGCGCCCAAGAACGACGGGGACCAGTGCTGGGCAGGGCAGATCCTGACCCTGTCGCTGAACGGCAAGTCCACGCAGATCGTCTACGACGACGCGACCAAGACCTTCCACCCGGCCACGGACGACGGCACCACGAAGATCGAGGACGTGACCGGGTCGACGACCAACGGCACGGACAACAAGGAGTACTTCAAGGTCACGCAGGGAGGTGTGCAGTACTTCTTCGGTTACAACCGGCTGCCGGGTTGGTCCAGTGGCAAGGACGAGACGAAGTCCGTCTGGACCGAGCCGGTCTACCACGCGCACAGCGGGGCCTCCGACTGTCCGGACAGCACCGACTTCGCCTCCACCTCGTGCACGCTGGGCTACCGGTTCAACTTGGACTACGCCGTCGACCTGCACGGCAACGCCACCGCCTGGTACTACACGCCGGAGACCGGCTACTACGGCGCGGACATGAAGGACACCGCGGTCTCCTACATTCGTGGCGGCACCCTGGCGCGTATCGACTACGGCATGACGTCTTCGACGATCTACTCGGGTACTGCCCCAGCGCAGGTCGTCTTCGACACCGCCGAGCGCTGCATCGCGGGTACTCCGGTGGGCAACACGTGTGCGGACAGTCAGTTCACGGTCGCCAACGCGGCGTACTGGCCGGATGTGCCGATCGACCTGAACTGCACGTCGGGATCGACGAACTGCACCAACCACGGGCCGGGTTTCTGGTCGCGTAAGCGGCTGATCTCCATCACGACGCAGATCCAGACCGGCGGGGTCACCAAGCAGGTCGACAAGTACAGCTTCACCCAGTCCTTCCCCGACGGCGGTGACCACGCCCCTACTCTGTGGCTGGACTCCATCCAGCGCACCGGCCTGGATACACTGGGCGGCGCGTCGGGCAGCACCTCGACGCCGTCGTTGAGCTTCGACCCGCCGCTTCAGCTGCCTAACCGCGTGGGCACGATCCCGCAGATGCCGCTGATGTACCACGACCGAATCCAGGCGGTCACCAGCGAGACCGGCGCCCAGACCAGCGTCACCTACGACCGGCCCGACTGCTCCAGCGCCCCGGCCAGCGACCCCAATGACCCCACGGATGCAGCCGCGCAGACCTTCGCCTCCACCAACACGCTGTCGTGCTTCCCGGTGTACTGGACACCGGACGGGCAGCCTGCGCCGTGGATGGACTGGTTCTACAAGTACAAGGTCACCTCTGTCGTCACCGAAGATACGCACAACTCCTACCAGGACGGTACCGAGCCCAAGCTGGAGACGGACTACGCCTACAAGGGCAACCCTGGCTGGCACTACGACGACAACGAGGTCGTCAAGGCGAAGAACCGCACTTGGGGCCAGTTCCGCGGCTACCCGGAGGTGGACGTCACCACCGGCGACCCGAACGTCTTCCATCTGACCGACGGCGCCAAGGCCTACGACCAGAAGACGTTGACGAAGACGTATTACTTCCTGGGCATGAACGGTGACACACTGCCCGGCGGCAAGACCCGCTCGGTGTCGTCTCTGACCAGCCAGGACGGCACCACCGCCACTGTCGCCGACAGCGACGCGCTGGCCGGCCAGGTCTTCGAGACCGACACCTACACCGCTTCCGGCGGCAGCCTGAACAAGGCTGTGGTCGACGTTCCCGCGATCATCGGCCCCACCGCCACGCGCAGCCGCAGCGGTATGCAGGACCTGACGGCGCAGATGGTCCGGACCGCCAAGACGCTGACCCGGGAAGCGGTTTCGTACGGCTGGCGCAAGACCGAGACCGACACTTTCTACGAGACGACGCTGGGCAAGCCCACCACTGGTATGCCGGTGCAGGTCGACGACCGTGGTGAGAACGCCGACAGCAGCAACGTTGCCAAGTGCACCTACACCCGTTACCTGTCCAACACCAGTCCGCTGTTGACCTTGCCGGCCGAGACCATCACCACGGCCCAGGACTGCTCCACCTCCGGAACGACCCCCAGCGGCGCGCTGCTCTTGGACAGTCGCACCTCCTACGACAACAAGGCCTTCGGCTACGACGGCGACGGCCGGCAGAACCCCGACCTCCCTACGCGCGGCGACGCCACCCTGGTGCAGGCCGCGTCGGCGGCATCCGGCGCGACCGCGACCTCGTTCATCGACCAGACCGCCAGCAGCTACGACAGCTACGGCCGCGTCACCAAAGCGACCCGTACCCCCAACTCCACGTCTCCTGACGGCAGGAGCCTGGCCCAGAGCGTCTTCACCGCCTACACCCCGGCCAGCGGCGAGCTGCCCACCAGCACCACGGCCGTCACCCAGGTCACTCCGGGCACAGACTGCTCCACGGTCACCGTGTCGTCCAAGGACTGCCAGCTGACCACCACGGTCCAGGATCCGGCCCGCGTCCAGCCCACCGCCAAGACCGACGCGGCAGGCCTACTCACCTCGCTCACCTACGACGCCCTCGGCCGCCTCACGGCCGCCTGGCTACCCAATGAGAGCAAGGTCAACAGCGCGCCGGCGAACATGACCTACGCCTACAGCCTGTCCCAGACGGCGCCCTCGGTCGTGACCACCAGCACGCTGTTGGACAATGGCAGTTACAAGATCAGCGAGACACTGCAAGACGCCATGCTGCGCACCCTGCAGACGCAGACCACCGCCGAGAACGGCACGACCACCGTCTCGGACACGCAGTACGACTCGCATGGCTGGACGGTCGTCACCAACAACGCTTACAACGTCGGAGGCAGCCCCGGCGCCAAGCTGGTCTCGGTCTCCCAGGTGTCCATCCCGGACACCACCGTCACCGACCACGACGGAATGGGGCGCGCGGATCTGGTCACCGAGGAGCATGCCGGGGCCAAGACCTGGGCCACGACTAGCGCCTACGCCGGTGACAGGACCACGGTCCTGCCGCCCAAGGGAGGGGTGCCCACCACCACGATCACCGACGCCCGCGGGCAGACCACGGAATTCGACCAATACACCGCGCCTCCCACCCTGAGTGGCTCGGTCGCGGCAGGCTTCACCGCCACCGGCGGCACCACCTCGGCCACCGCCTACACCTACTTCCCCAACGGGAAGCAGCGCCAGGTCACTGGCCCGGACAAGGCGGTATGGTCGTTCGGCTACGACCTGCTCGGCCGCAAGACCTCCCAGACGGACCCCGACGCCGGCGGCAGCAGCTACGGCTTCGACGACGCCGGCAACATGATCTCCACCACGGACGCCAAGAAGACCGAACTCGATTACACCTACGACCTGCTGGGCCGCAAGCTCACGGCTACGGACAAGGCCAAGTCCGGCTTCGAGTTTGCTTCCTGGGCCTACGACACCCTGCGGATCGGCCTGCCGACCTCGTCCACGCGTTACGTCCAAGGCGTGACCGGCGGATACACGGTCGCCAACACTGGCTACACCAGCCTCGGCAAGCCGACCGGTACCAAGATCACCCTGCCCACGTCGGAGGCGCCGCTGCCGTCGACGTACACCACGACCTACACGTACACGACAAACACCCAGACGCTGGCCACGCAGAGCGACCCGCGCACCCAGGGCCTGCTGAACGAGACCATCACCTACAGCCACGACGCCCTGGGCGCCCCGGTCAAGACGAGCAGCAGCATCAACACCTACGTCGGGGACACGGTCCTCACCAACTACGGTGAGCCGTCGCAGGTCACCATGGGGGCGTCGACCAACCCGGCCTGGGTCACCTACAGCTACGACGACCAGACCCGTCGGCTGACCGACCGTCTGATCACCCGTACTCAGGCGCCCGGACCGACGGTCGACGAGACCACGTACACCTACGACGCCTTCGGCAACCCCACGTCCACCACCGACCAGCAGTCGGAGACCGGTAACACCGTCACCGACCAGCAGTGCTACAGCTATGACACCCTGAACCGGCTCACCGACGCCTGGACGGCCAAGGACAACTGCGCCGCCAACCCACCAACATCCGGAACCCTGAGCACCACCGCCGGCTCGTACTGGCAGTCCTTCAGTTATGACGCCATCGGCAACCGTAAGCAGAGCGTCGACCACGCCATCGGCAGTTCCGGCACGACGGTCACCACCGGTTACACCGACGGCTGCACCACGGGCTGCAACTCCACCGGCGCGCAGCCGCACACCCTGACCGCCACCACGGGTGGCACGAACCCGACGAAGTTCGGCTACGACGAGGACGGCAACCTGCAGACCCGGACCCCTGCCAGCGGCCCGGGCCAGACCCTGACTTGGGACGACGAGGGCCACCTGGCACAGGTGGACGTCGCCGGCGCCAGCCCATCGACCACCAAGTACCTGTACGACGCGGACGGCAGCCAGCTCATCCGCCGCGACCCCGGGCAGACCACCCTCTTCGCCGGGGACACCGAGATCGTCGTCAACACCAGTGTCACCCCCAACACGCTGCTCGGGGCCGTGCGCACCTACGTGCACGGCGGCGGCGCCGGTGTGGCCATGGCCGTCCGCTCCAGCCTGGCCGGCGGTGGACTGAAGTACCTCTTCAGCGACCCGCACGGCACGGCGAACCTGTCCATGGACGCCACCACCCAGCAGGTCGCCCGGCAGCAGTACACGCCCTACGGGCAGCAACGGTCCAGCGCGAATAGCAGCGGTTGGCCCGACCCCACCCACACCTTCCTCGGCAAACCCCAGGACACGAGCACGGGTTACACCGACGTCGGCGCTCGTAAGTACGACCCCACCCTGGGCAGCTTCATCAGTGCCGACCCCGTATTCGAGGCTGCCAACCCGCAGGAGCTGGGCGGCTACGCCTACGCAGGCGACAACCCCCTCAGGAACAGCGACCCCACGGGTCTTCGACTGATCTGCGATGGCGATGCACCCGCCTGCCCCAAGCACGGCAGCGTCGGCGGTGGCGTTGGCGATGACAGCCAGACGCAGCCGACCGTGGACGACATGATGAACGAAGTTCTGAACGCCGGCTTCGGGCCGACGCCCGATGGGTCGGTCCGCGGAACCTTCAATGTCGGGAAAGGCCCGAACCGAGGCATCATCCGCATGACCTTCTTCATCCACACGAAGCTGGCGGCGATGCACCTGCTGCTCGGCGACAACCGTGACGCGAGCATAGACCCGGACCTGCCGTATCGGATGTCGCTCGTGTGGAACACCGAATTGGGCGAGTGCACCTTTACGATCAGCGCGTCCCACACCAGTCCTTCGAAGCATCTCGTGGCAGATGGGGTCGGCCTCCTCGCCCGCACCAGAATGGTCGACGATCCGAGCGAGATGCTCCATGCCAACCCGCTGAAGATGGAGGGGTGGCCGGGTGACACCTGGGGTGGCGACAATGACCTGGACGTCGACACCCTCGGACACAAGTCGACCCCCGAGCAGCTTGACATCGGTGTGCACTGCGTCAACAGCCTGATGAACTTCTTCGCGGTCGACAACAACATCAAGATCAAGGCGACGCAGACCTCCGTCACCGTGAGCCGGCAGGGGGACGCCTATCCTGATATGGAAGTGGTTCAGTACCGGACCAATCAGGCGCCGCGCGTGATCGCTACGGATCGCATGGCGAGCGAGAGCGGCATGGACTCGGCCCCCTGGTGGGGCACGAAGATCAACAAGACGTGGACGGACGGGAAGTGCGTTTCGGGATGCTGA